The Serinus canaria isolate serCan28SL12 chromosome 18, serCan2020, whole genome shotgun sequence region tCATGGATTTACTCTCACGGCTTACTGCACACGTCATGCTGTTTACATGAAAGCATGGCTCAGGCATGGAACCAGCCTGGAAGTACATGAATGGAAGATCCAGCTGGtggcatttatttttccagggaaaattaCTGTCTTTCAAGAACTGAAGCCTTTTGTAGAGTCCCATTTGTTTTGCCTTCCAATATCTGGTAGAACAGATGTTTGAAAACTGTGTTTTTTGTGATAACGAAATGTggtcagctttttaaaaattccagttATTGCTCCATTGTTCAGACTGTACAGTAGATgtaagtgttttaaaataatttctaaagtTATTTCAGAagtcaatatttatttttaagtagaCGTGCTTTCTGATAGGCCTTAATGAATTTGTAGATTATTTCAGCATCTATTCCCAGCTCAGTTTTatgctttgaaaatgaagatttgACTACTTTTTGCCTGTTTCCAGTCCCCAGGTTTTGTCTTAAGTGCGCCTACAAGGGTGTTGAAGACATGTCAGAGTAGAGGGGAACCTCTAGTTAGGCTTTTGAAAGTGGGGATCAGATCGAACTATAGCTGATGTACTTCACATGATCCTGAACCATGAGGTAAAGCAGAAAAGGGCCAAATTCCTAAAGCAGAGAGACTTGGAGATAATGTCTGTGAAGTGTCACACATTTCCTTTTgctatttacttttttccctgtagTTTGTAAGTAGCTTGGCTGTGAGAGTGTGTATTTTCTTGACTGTTTCTATTTAAGAATGTCAGTTTCTCCCTACAAACTTGGAAAGTGAACAGGTAAGCCgttttttcattcttaaaatgtgaatttaatgAGCTGTAAAGAAAGCTTTTGCAGACAGCGTGTTCTTTAGTCTAGATAAGCTGCCTTCCAACCAGGTAAAATGAGGTGTCAGGGTACGGCCAGACTGTGTTGAGATCTAGGGAAATTGTAGTCTCTATTTCCAAGACATAAGAGGAGGTGTTTGGAATTCTTAGTACTTCTTCCGTTGACGGGTCAGTGTGCTGCGTTTGTAAACGTTAATTCTGAGCATTTTTACCACAAAATGGAAGTGGAAAGACATCCCTGAGAAGATGCACTTTGttatgttttgttgtttttctgggggtttttgttgttttctttttttaatgggttAGCAGCAATTTTGGCTTCTTGTTATACAATAGTTGTCTCTTGTAATCCTAGTCTCTTGGAGAGTATCTGTAAAGTTTCAGAAGAAAGATAATTGTGGCTGAAAGTACGTAATCTTTGGATGTTTGCCATTTAGAAGTAGTTTGTTGATGCTCGTTTTGTTTTGGTCTTGGCAAAGGAAACgcatcttaaaaatattttgaccgGTGTTTTCAATTCTTCTGGTTTTAGGAACTGATattgctgctggagaggaggtTGCAATAAAGTTGGAATGTGTGAAAACCAAACATCCTCAGCTCCACATCGAGAGTAAAATCTACAAAATGATGCAGGGTGGAGGCAAGcaaactattttcctttttaaagattGTACTGCTTTTACACCTTTGATCTATCTGCCACCAACAGTTAATGTTTGGGATCTCTTTTGAGAAATAAGGGGAAGgtgggaagaggcagcagggtAGATgaagagcagcatttcagtTCTGCAAGGGTTGTGGAGGAGCAGTTCCAAATCCGTGGCTGTCACGCTTCATGATAACCAGTAAGATCCTCCACAGTTTCTCACGGTtcccaaaatattaaaatgagagGATCTTGTGCAATGTGAAACAAAGTTTGGTCCCAGAACAGTGATTTATTTCTGATTCTCATGGATCAGTGAACGATGGTAACCACGGCTTTGGACCATTTCACCCGACTTGCTTATTATGGTAGCGCAATtctaagcttttaaaaatcaggttaATTTTTGTTGTACGTGTTAGAattcttttttccatgttaaaaatatttctttgctgGGAGAGTTCTAAGACAAAATGGCATTAGTAGTGGAGAGTAGGAGTGCAGCAACTTTGTAGCTACTGTGTGTTGCTTTGCTACAGTAACTTACTCATATATTTTGGAATTCTGGAAGCCTAACATTCCTGTGCAGTTCTGGGACATAAACCTGGTGTagttcagttttctctttgtttcatACTCCCTTGAATTATTCCTGGATGAGGATATGCTTTGCATAAGGAGTACATTCCATGCTGTATCTCAAGTACATGCCAAGTAGGGTAATAAGACCTCTAGAAATTGATAATAATGTGTATTTGcatttagttattttttaattcccGCCTCATTCAGTTGCCACCTGCGTGTAACCAAAATAGCCTTTATAGAATAACATGCTTCCTTTAAATTCAGTGAATTATGGCATTTCACACCAAAATGCATAGAATTAACTCCAAGTAAGGTGTTTGAAAATCTGAATAAGGCTACCTACGTGCaggtttatttcaaaatatttgagcgtttctgcatttttatgtgaaataaGGTTCCTGACTTCCTCCGTAAATTTGGGCTAATTATCATACTGTAAAACTGAATGAATAATGCATCTCATAATCCTAGTTTGTTAGGGATTCACCAAACAGCAAATACCATGGAGCTGAAGGAAAGACAAGAATATGAAGGAAGGGCAGATGAAGGAGACAGGTATTTAATGGTGATTTGGTAGGCTTTGAAACTAAGTTAATTTCTGAGGCCTTCCTCAGTTATAGTATCTAGTGGTTTGTCAAGGTTTTATTTCCAGATTCCTGATTTGTACCTTATTGCATCTTAGAGCCTACATGAATATTAATATTGGTAAAATACTTAGGGTTCAAATCCAACAAAGATGCTCAATACTTTAAGGTTGCAAGGTAAGTATGAAGACTAGAAGGtttctggggaaaagaaaaaagactatTGTTAGACCACTGTTGCTATAAATTTGTATTGATTCTGCTGGAATTTATCGCATGTTTAATTTTGGAATGtctgaacagaaaatattaagcTTCACTGTAAATGGAAACATTCATGGTAATGACACTCAGAATTAATACTAAGAGCCTTGAAGATTTGTATGCATTAATTATATAAATCAAATTGTTATACTGaataaatgatttatttttttcctagtgggTATTCCCACAATTAAGTGGTGTGGAGCTGAAGGGGACTACAACGTTATGGTGATGGAGTTGTTGGGACCGAGTCTTGAAGATCTCTTCAATTTTTGTTCAAGGAAATTTAGTCTCAAGACAGTCCTATTACTTGCTGACCAAATGGTAGGAAATGGCTTTGTTATCTAGATAGTAAAATATGTTGGGATATTGAATTTTTTGGATCATGTACTTTTTTCCAATATTTAGAGGTGAATAGGCTGTattaatagggaaaaaattcaaaagttgCTCTGTTTTTGTAAATCCAAACTATCCCATCAAAGGtgattgatttttctttaaaaactggaTCTGCACTGTTTGCAAACCGGGCGTTGCACTGCTCAAAGACTAAGAAATTTCCGCAAGAAAGTTTCTGAAAACAGATTGTCCTAGTTTTGTAAAATAGACACGGGCAAAGAGCTGGAAAGAAGGTTTGTCCATTGTCTTCTAAATTATGTTCTCTTTAATGCCCTTATATTTTACAGTAAAAAGGGGGGTTGCCTCTTTCATTATTTAGACACAATTGCTAGTGTTTTTGTCAGAAAAAGATGTGTGCTTAGTCTCTcgacaatgatttttttttttgtggttctgTATTTAGATTAGTCGAATTGAATATATTCATTCTAAGAACTTCATCCACCGAGATGTGAAGCCAGATAACTTCTTAATGGGCCTGGGGAAGAAAGGCAATCTTGTCTACATAATAGACTTTGGACTAGCAAAGAAGTATCGAGATGCTCGAACTCACCAACATATTCCCTATcgtgaaaataaaaacttaacGGGAACTGCCCGTTATGCATCCATCAACACTCATCTTGGAATTGGTGAGCTGGGGAAAGCGATAAATAGAAACTTCAAGAGTGTCGATGCATGTAATTTTAATGCAAGTGGATGTTGCTTTGTGGAAGCATAGGAGACAGCCCCTATTTTTGACACTAAGAGTACAGTATGCATGGCCTTGCCTATCTCGGTTAGGTGGGATTCAGTCTATATTCGGTGTCTGTTCAGTCCGAGTTTTGGACATTCCCTAATGCTCGGGAATTAGcacattttttaataactgcAAGGATGATAggcttttcttttaatgaacAAGTTTATCACGGGCATAGGAACTCTCAGTGTCTCTTGTTTTTGTAAGGGTTTTTATAACAGTCTTGTTGCACAGACTTTTGTTTTGCCAGTAGAAAATGAAACCTAATGAGTTCACTTTTTTATGCTGTTTGTAGAGCAATCTCGCAGAGATGACTTGGAGTCCTTGGGCTATGTACTGATGTATTTTAACCTGGGctccctcccctggcagggacTGAAAGCAGCAACAAAGAGGCAGAAATACGAACGtatcagtgaaaagaaaatgtctaCACCTATTGAGGTTTTGTGTAAAGG contains the following coding sequences:
- the CSNK1D gene encoding casein kinase I translates to MELRVGNRYRLGRKIGSGSFGDIYLGTDIAAGEEVAIKLECVKTKHPQLHIESKIYKMMQGGVGIPTIKWCGAEGDYNVMVMELLGPSLEDLFNFCSRKFSLKTVLLLADQMISRIEYIHSKNFIHRDVKPDNFLMGLGKKGNLVYIIDFGLAKKYRDARTHQHIPYRENKNLTGTARYASINTHLGIEQSRRDDLESLGYVLMYFNLGSLPWQGLKAATKRQKYERISEKKMSTPIEVLCKGYPSEFATYLNFCRSLRFDDKPDYSYLRQLFRNLFHRQGFSYDYVFDWNMLKFGASRAAEDAERERREREERLRHTRNPGVRGLPSTASGRLRGTQDVAPPTPLTPTSHAANTSPRPVSGMERERKVSMRLHRGAPVNISSSDLTGRQDTSRMSTSQNSIPFEHHGK